The genomic region TGATAAATGCATAGCTCCCGAGTCCTAACTAATAATTTTGCTAATGCTATTGCCATTATATTAACTATAGCCAAATCTAATAGGTTCCTAATAGGAATATAGCTCCACATTACATGATCATAAGACCTACAAGGACCAACAGCATACATGGGTAACTCTATGCAATTTCTTACcaccatttatttatttcccGTCTTACAGCAGCTATACTCCAATTGCAACTGAATGCAATTTTATTCTTCGCGACTCTGAACCTCCAACCCGTTACCTGTACATCCAGAAGGATGAAGCCCATAATAAGTCTTCTATATCCTTTATATTCAAACTAGACATTTAAACAGGAGATGcaataaaatgagaaagtCTCCAGTAACAAAAAAGCTTACCATCCGGATCAAAGAAGAAGACCTGCCTAACTGGTCGTCCAGGAACGGACCTTTGGAAAGTTTTTATTCCCTTATCCTGAATTTCACAAGTTCCAGTTTAGCCACttcatgaaaaaaaaaaagaaaacatagaaGATAACCTACTTGAACTGAATAACgataaaatactaattatccTTAAACAGTGTTGttaattagtataaaaaagaagcagCAAAATAATTCATCATAGCAAACACAGAATGCCACGAGACAAGTCATTAAGTCACTTCAATTGAATTTTACTTAGTTATTTCTCATGATTGGAAACTTTCTAATTGCTACAATTtagttcttttaatttttaaaaaaaacaagaaaagaaaagaaaagaaacgaaagaattttgaaagaaatgaaatcatgTCAAATTCAATCAAACTCTTGCACATAATTTGTTCCATACTTTTATCTAGATcagtaattaaagaaaaataaaagttccAATCTTGTGATTCACTAACAATCCTTTATGTTTCAATTGTAGAATCCACTATGTTTACATGGCACCTAAAGTCAGAGTCTTTTGTCCACTGTTGTTTGAAGATCAAAGTAAAATTGCAGGACCACTTAAATTAATCAAAGATTGGAGTTCACCTGGAGAGTTTGGACAAAtgaatcaaaattagaaaCAGAGAAGCAGATGTGATGGCCTCTAGAGAGATGGCTAGGATCAAGAACTGGTGAAGTAGCACTATAAGGCCCTTCTGGAAGCCTGGTAGTGGGGGCTCTTTCTATTAAGTGAAAACTGAAAGCTTGAGGCAGATTCAGCCATATCACCTTGAAGCCGAAGTCCGGACTCTCTATCTCCTCAAACCCAAAAGTCTTTTGAACAACAAATACACAAAGCATCAATTGCCAaaaatgtgttttttttttactgttAAAAAGCAATtacagaaaaagaagagaagttAGATAGGACCTCTTTGTAGAAGTTGGCAAGGCGTGTAATATCTGTGGATTCTCTGGAGATATGGCTCAGGCAAACTCCTTTTGCTACTgccattttttgttttttggatGCTGTTTTTGTGAAACAGGGTGCTGTTCAGTGTATCAGATGAAAGTAATGCGATAATTGAAGATTGCCTAAAGGCTACCATGGGCTGTTAAAACGACCGCATAATGGATTGAAATGATGGCATTCACGTGATTACGTGGTCCAAGTAATCCCACACGTCTCTTTTCTGAGATTCTTTCTCTCTAGAGGAAATTAGAAAGCCCTGTCGAGGCTTGATGCTAGTTCAAGTCGTAACTAAAACACCTGTTCTTTTTTTAACCTTATACACAAACACCCTTTTTATTGTTTCAAAATTTACCTTATATACACTCCAGTCTCTGTTGTTTTACATTAGCACTTTCATTCCTTCTagtattattgataaaaagagTATGACTTTTAGCTTGTTGAGAGACTACTTCCGAAACTAGATTTGCTCATTTGAAAGATTAGAGACCAAAGTACGTATTAAGATAAACTATGTAGTATGTATTACTATTTTGGTCTCTACCATTTCAAAGAAAGGGAAATGCTGAAAACTGCTTGTGATTTCTTGATAACAAACCATTTCAACAACTAAAATCATTGAGCAAAAATTGTAGACTATTCACATGGTATGGAAGCATACAGTATAGTCAGCTTGTCCTTAACTTTAGTGTTGCGTTGTGATAGGGTTCTCCTGAAAACAGTATATTCAGTTGAAAAATTGTTAAGCAGTACAGAATCATCACCAATAATCTCTGCAGGAACACTGACTATTCTGAAAGTGATGAAATCGATTATTATCTCGAACAATGATTTCTCTGCCAACAATGCCTGATATAAATTTGAAGGCACTATGACAATCACCACAAATTCTAAGGTTTTTTGTGATTCTTATAGGTACTCCAGGAGGGATAGCTATGAGGCCAAACGCAAGGGCGATCTTCTCACTGTGGTACCAAACTTCAGTTATTTTCTCCTCTTCTTCTAAATCATAGAGTGCATAGTTTGTGTCAGGTATGTAGCCAGCTGCCTCCATTTCCATTCTAAGCTTAATTAGCATTGCTTGGATCTCAGTGTTCATTGCATGGGACATATCCTTTGCTTGGAAAACGTGTACCTTATTCTTTGCAGTAAGCCAACTGTAACCTGCACCCTTCTTGATACCAACATCCATCATTTCTTGTCTCACCATGGTGGCTTCCTCCCACCTGCATtgagtaaaagaaaaaggaaaaaggagtgGAGATTGGGTATGGtccataaattttagaatGCTACTTTAAATATACTTCACCGTGATACACGTTTTGAACTTCAAACGAGATGTTAGATGATAGACACAAGCCATGTATACTCAAGTTATTGCATTCTAAACTTTGAGTTGTTACATGTATCCACAAAACTCAAGAGTAAGCTTTCAGtacttaataaataacaagaaattcaaatatcagaattttaaaattaaatgtgttgattgccaaaaaagaaaacatgagGTTGGCTACGCTACAAGCCCACAAAAATAATGACCCTACCTGCCAGCAGCAGCAAACATATTTGAAAGCAGCACATGGTTGCCGGAATCCTTTGGATCAAGTTCAAATAAGTTATCAGCTGCTATCTTTCCCAACTCTGGCTTCCTATACACCCTACAAGCACTTAAAAGAGCCCCCCAAACCTCAATTGTAGGACGAATAGGCATTTTCTGTACAAACTCATATGCATGTTCGACCATCCCAGCCCTCCCTAACAAGTCTACAACACAGGCATAATGCTCTGCCCCTGGTTCAATCTTGTACCTGTCCCTCATTGACCCAAAAATCTCCATGCCCAGTTCAACTGCTCCTCCTCTACCACAAGCTGATAAAACACACACCAATGTCACATAGTTCGGTACCACCTCAGTTGTCATTTCTTTAAACAATCTGACAGCCATTTCAGCATGCCCTTGATGTGCGTAACCACCAATCAATGCATTCCAAGTAACCAAATTCCTTTCAGACATCTCATGAAAGGCTTGCTCAGAATCTTCAATACCTCCACATTTACCATACATGTCAACAAGGGCACTCCCAACAAAAATATCACCCTCTAGGCATGCTTTCACAGCAAGTGCATGGAACGACCTTCCTAATTCAAGTCCTGCAAGCCCTGCACAAGCACTAATAACACTAGAAACCATATAATCGGTTGGCTCAATTCCTTCTTTCCTACCCTCTACAAAAAACAAACAAGCCTTCTCTTCCTCACCATTCTGCTCGCAAGCAGCCACCATAGAGCACCACGAAACAGCATTCCTGTTCTCCATCTTACCAAATACCATCTCTGCCAATCTAACCTCTTTACACTTCCCATAAAAATCAATAAGCCCATTCAAGACAGATACACTCTTTTCAAATCCACTCCGAATCACAAAACCGTGCAACTGTCTCCCAAGGTCTACATACAACTGATCAGCACACGCATTAAAAAACACACAAAATGTAGTGGAATCAGGCTCACAGCCAGCCCGACGTAACTCTACAAACGCAACAGCAGCATTTTGATACCTTCCATAAAGCACAGCATTAGAAATATACGCATTCCACGTAACAACATTCCTCTCAGGCAATTCATCAAACAGTTTCTGTGCGTCCTGCTTAAGCCCAGTTTTCGAGTACATATCAAACGCACTGCATCCGACAAACACATCATTAATCTGACCAAACTTAACCGCGATTGCATGAATCTGTTTTCCAACAAAGGGTAACAGAAGCGAAGCGGACGCTTTAAAAGCGCAAGGGAAAGTGAAGTCATTGGGTTGGATATTGTCACGGCGCATGTTGAAGAAATGATAAAGGGCAAATGAGAAATGACCATTTTGAACAGAACCGGAAATAAGGGATGTCCATGTGACGACGGAGCGAGTTGGGGTGAGATGGAGCACAAGCTGGGCAGAGTTGGGGAGATCGAGTTTGGAATACATGCTGATGAGATGATTGGATAGAAACGGAGGAAGTGGGGATTGAAAGGTTTTGATGATTCGGGCATGGGTTGCTCGGCCGAGGAAGGATGAGCGAGTTGAGATGGCTGATTCGAGAATGGGGGCTAGTGAATTGGGAGTGAATGAAGGCATGAGCAGTCATGGTTCGTTGAAATGGCGCCAATGTCGAAGATTCAAGCATtttaaaaacaagaaatggGCTTGTCTTGTCCAAGTCCTATACTCTTTTATCTTATTAGGTAATGTTTGCCGGGAGGATTGATTCTGAAGAGTTAATGGGTTTTGTATAAATCAGTTTTCgaataaaaaatgatttaaaattcCTTAATGTTCCATAAAATCTAATtcgattaaaataaatatatttactaaatttctaatttatgtTCAACAACTCTCAAATCCCTTGTGGACACAAAATATTTACCcttatttaataagaaaatttcacaaattttttatcctacttaaaaatttattacattaaatgAGGGTGCAATTTGTATTAATGGGTCATGTTTATATTATAAcatgtttattataattttacttgataagattaagaaatatataaaatacacTTTATATATGTAcagataatatattataaataataatatatctcaataagttaataaaaattattgaatcatatattaaaccttattatatatattctaaacGGGTTAAATGTGTTATTAATAGATTAGTGGGCcacaatataatttattttatggtaCAATTAGATTGATACAATCATGAGGCTATAGCTCTCAATCGAACTTTGATATCTTTATATTTcaatactattattttttggcATGACTAAGTTCTTTATATTTCACAAAAATTACcataagaatatataattcactaattttattaaaatttatgctCGCTCAACTATTTTGCTTGGTTCCATCAAAGACCGAGGGAGGGCTGTTTTTGCGCGCCAGTTAGAAAAACTGAAACTCTCTCTCCCTGCGCTTTCGCCTCCTGTTTCTCTTTCAACGCCAGCTTTCTACTGGGCCTCTTCCTAAACAAAGGCAAACTACATAACCACccatctttctctttttctttctcttgctGATGAGAATTTCTTCAGGGAGACGAGAGAACAGAACCAAAGGCTAAAAGAACTCTTTgtcattataatttataatcacATAATGGAATGCGAAGGCGTCCAAAAGCCAGAGGCTGTTTCTCATCTCCGAGAGGATATCGCATTGCTTCTTGCACGATGGAATGGCCTCCAAATTGCTGTCAAAAACCAGTGGGGTGGCCGCGATTCTCTCCAGAAATTTCACCAGCTTGCCGCTGATATCTTGTCCTGGTTATTTCAATCTAGAGGTATACATAAATTGATTCTACTCTcacttctttcttcttcttttttcttgattttgttaTGGGGATTTTATATTGTTGATGTAATATATGCCAGGGCCACTTTATGTTGAAGATTTGGAGAATTTGCTACATGAAAGTTTATTGCTTTCTTTCAACACCGAGATTGAGGATGGTAGCCTTGAGGAGGTATGTATATACATACAGATaaagatacatatatatatatatatatatatatatatatatatatagaacgATGATATGGCATCTTCTTGTTATCGTCCAACTTGATTAAtattgtcattttcttttaattattattttcctttcaGTTGCTACATTCAAGTTTTTTATGTCCACATTCACAGCCCACACCAATTATAATcagaaaaatattgaaatttctGATTGTCGACACACTATATTCCCTGAGATATACAAGGCACTTGCTACATTACTTATATTTTGAGAGAGGAAATGAAGCTGTTTTCCGTAAAAGATTATTTCTTAGACGCTCAGAATGGTCTTGGcaaatctaattaatattgGTGTATAAACAGCTTTTTATGATACAttctttttatgtattttatgcTTAAATTTCTTGTAAGATTTCTACTAATGAATGATTTCAATTCTGAGCAGGTTGCAGAGCAACTGATAATGATGCACGAAGAATACTTGCACAGAAGTCATTACACAAAAAAATGAGACAAACTTTTTCAATTAGATGGTTATGAAAGCTTGTGTTCAAACAGGTAATTAAAGCTATTGCTATTTATCTGAAATCTATTTCTCTTTAATGGGGACTTCATGACTgttgtttaataaataagaaagttcTAATTAACCAGGACTGCGTTGGGAGTTTAAGGAAACTATGATCAGAAATATTTGTTTCCTGGTTGATATGAAGAATACACTTGATTCTCATAACCTACGATGTAAATTCTGCCAATAGGGCCTCTCACTTTAGTTTCTCTAATAAGCAGGTATTGACAGTATTAGCAGGTGCTATGATTCCATCATAAAGTTCTTGCACATTGACTTTCAGTAGATTAGAAAATCGGAGATCAAACATTTCTGTAATAAAGGCATGAAGAGATATGATAGTTACTATTTTGGTGAGGTTGTGACTTATGAGTGCGCAATACAAGGTTGATCTGTTGTGATctaaacataaattttgaaaGTCCTGAGTTCTTATGTAATAAAAGCAGTGTCGACCCCGAGCTTGCGAGGAAGTGATTTGCATTTTGTTCTTTGAGAAACTTGAGAAAGATCCTGAgctatataaattcaaatgtTACCGTGCTGTCATTTTGCATGTTACTAACTTAGAGAAATAATCATAGTTGAAACAAGTTTGTGGTGTATTCGtgatttgatttttgaaaGTTAGCATTCATCTCGCTTGTTTCATGATCATGGCGAGTCGGTAACTTTCTTTCTTAGTTTCagaattttgaaattgttgttaatatgagattaaaatgaatatttcaatGCATAATGACCAacctgttttttttttttttttttttttttccttttttagtcTGAACTAACTATCTGAGTCTCCAACTGCAGGGTTCGTTTGTTCATGAGCTGCTTGCTGTAATAATTGAGCCAACTGACATTCAAGTTCCCTGTTTTGCCATTGGGTTTATTCTGCTATAGTTCATATGTAACCTCCTCCATTGCCCCGCACCAGGGCGTGTGCATGTTACAGCACATCTACGTATGTTTGTACTAATGATGTATAGTAGTGGTAGGAATTTCATGTAAGAAGCAATAGCACTGAGAATTATTTCTATAGAGACCTCTTTTATTAAAGATGGAACTTAATGGAATTAAGTGTTTTTCGTAATCTCTTGATTAGGGCTGAGACAACTAGTGCTTGAGTTTCATCACACACGTACAGTAATTTCTAAGCACATGCCTAGGTGGTGGTGCTTttgttataaaagaaaagaataaaagaacttaaaaagaaattgcttAACATGATGATATTTGCTAGACGTTAACCAAGAAGGATCTGAATGTACATTGCTAGTGGCAAATGAATGCTTATTGTTTCTGTtcagtattattttatttgcaaaGATGTCATTTTTAAGACCAAGTGAAAACTCAAAAATGGTAAAGCATGGAGAAGACCATTCATgccaattaaaaataaaataaactacttatctattttattatggtCAAAACTTAAAAAGACATTTATGTATATGGAAACTATACAGAAAAGGGGGGAAATTGAGGTGTGAATCTTatctaaaatcataaaattggGCATATGAATTACAAGGACAATTTGGTCAacttaaaaattagtaaatattatgTAATATTCATTAGAGGCAGTGGGAAATCATAATTTCCGCCGTTCACCGCTTTTCTCAATTTAGGAGACATTGAGGGACTCAAATTTAACTATTGCatccttttaaaataataataataataaaaattaaccaCAGATTGCATGGTGAATTACCACGCGCTGATTTGCACGTGAGAACAAGACCAGGCAAGAACTTGTCAGTAGGTAAGTCATAAGTGGACCTTCTTTTCTGAAGTTACAGTTACGGAGCGTTGCACACACGCAATGACCCAATAGATGAAAAAGTATATGCGCAAAGGGTAAGGCTGTCATTTCATTACTTCTCTCTCTCTGCGCTGCACTGCACATTCTTTTGAAGGATATTATCACCGATTCACTGTACTAGCTCGCCTCACCATTTCCTCCCAATTCTGTTCTTTGATTCACTCAAATAACACtcaggtttttcttttttctttactatttCTTACCTTTAGGTTCCTCAATCTAGATTTACTTATCTTGGTCCTAGTATAAACATTTTTCtcaaagaaaattttattaatgttttgTAGGTAAAGAAGAGATCATCGTGTGATGATGCCGGATCCATATCCTGTGCATCCAGATCAAGTGGGAGAATATGATCATGAGtaagatttttatgatt from Ricinus communis isolate WT05 ecotype wild-type chromosome 9, ASM1957865v1, whole genome shotgun sequence harbors:
- the LOC8280912 gene encoding lactoylglutathione lyase, encoding MAVAKGVCLSHISRESTDITRLANFYKETFGFEEIESPDFGFKVIWLNLPQAFSFHLIERAPTTRLPEGPYSATSPVLDPSHLSRGHHICFSVSNFDSFVQTLQDKGIKTFQRSVPGRPVRQVFFFDPDGNGLEVQSREE
- the LOC8280911 gene encoding pentatricopeptide repeat-containing protein At4g14850, producing the protein MPSFTPNSLAPILESAISTRSSFLGRATHARIIKTFQSPLPPFLSNHLISMYSKLDLPNSAQLVLHLTPTRSVVTWTSLISGSVQNGHFSFALYHFFNMRRDNIQPNDFTFPCAFKASASLLLPFVGKQIHAIAVKFGQINDVFVGCSAFDMYSKTGLKQDAQKLFDELPERNVVTWNAYISNAVLYGRYQNAAVAFVELRRAGCEPDSTTFCVFFNACADQLYVDLGRQLHGFVIRSGFEKSVSVLNGLIDFYGKCKEVRLAEMVFGKMENRNAVSWCSMVAACEQNGEEEKACLFFVEGRKEGIEPTDYMVSSVISACAGLAGLELGRSFHALAVKACLEGDIFVGSALVDMYGKCGGIEDSEQAFHEMSERNLVTWNALIGGYAHQGHAEMAVRLFKEMTTEVVPNYVTLVCVLSACGRGGAVELGMEIFGSMRDRYKIEPGAEHYACVVDLLGRAGMVEHAYEFVQKMPIRPTIEVWGALLSACRVYRKPELGKIAADNLFELDPKDSGNHVLLSNMFAAAGRWEEATMVRQEMMDVGIKKGAGYSWLTAKNKVHVFQAKDMSHAMNTEIQAMLIKLRMEMEAAGYIPDTNYALYDLEEEEKITEVWYHSEKIALAFGLIAIPPGVPIRITKNLRICGDCHSAFKFISGIVGREIIVRDNNRFHHFQNSQCSCRDYW
- the LOC8280910 gene encoding pre-rRNA-processing protein TSR2 homolog, which gives rise to MECEGVQKPEAVSHLREDIALLLARWNGLQIAVKNQWGGRDSLQKFHQLAADILSWLFQSRGPLYVEDLENLLHESLLLSFNTEIEDGSLEEVAEQLIMMHEEYLHRSHYTKK